CCGCTCCCTGCTTTAATTCTTTCAAAGCTTTCTCAGCGTCTTTACTGGCATTAAAGATCATCTCCCCGAACCAGACCTCATACCCTTTTTTATAGTCATCTATATGCTTTTCATAATATTGTGTCAACTCATTTTCCGTTGGAATTATCAGGGGATAGATTAGCTTTGCCTTAAATTCATTGATAAGGAGCCGCTCTTTACGATTTTTAACCATATCCATAAATGCGGGCTCATTGACATAATTTCGCCTTAAAGCTTCCTGGTCGATTAATTTGAATGCTATCAGGTTATCCACAATCTTTTCTTTTAACTCATTTTGCGTTTTTTCCGGATGGTCACTGTTTTTTAACAAGGGCTGCTTCATGGCCTGCATGGTCTGTTTTTGAGTCGCCTGTTTCAAATCATGGAGAAAATCATCAGTGGGAATCGTATCATCATTTACGCTTGCCACCACCGACTTTTCCCCTGTATAATTCTTTTCCAAGTCAAGCAGGTTAATCAGCTCACTGTCAATCCATATATCCGCCTGTTTTCTCAGCTCGGAAATAAAATTATCAGACAGCTCTTTCTCTTTTTCCTTTCCGAGGTTTTTTCTGATTCGCGGCTCTACCTTTTTAAACATCCCTTCAGGGGCTGGCCCATCTTTCTCATAACGCTCTTTAAAATACTCTAAAATATCTTGTTCGCTGATGTTGGTTTTATCAAGAATCTCTTCTTTTC
Above is a genomic segment from Anaerolineae bacterium containing:
- a CDS encoding peptidyl-prolyl cis-trans isomerase, translating into MMKKLSVFALMALFGLAVAGVDILHCGSPDTRVLAEVNGEFIDEDALYERLKDIHRYKPQIRPEEGAGSIKITDIVEDIIDERLMIQEAYRVELDRSVDFTKKIESFVTTQSILRLRKEEILDKTNISEQDILEYFKERYEKDGPAPEGMFKKVEPRIRKNLGKEKEKELSDNFISELRKQADIWIDSELINLLDLEKNYTGEKSVVASVNDDTIPTDDFLHDLKQATQKQTMQAMKQPLLKNSDHPEKTQNELKEKIVDNLIAFKLIDQEALRRNYVNEPAFMDMVKNRKERLLINEFKAKLIYPLIIPTENELTQYYEKHIDDYKKGYEVWFGEMIFNASKDAEKALKELKQGAGFEFLAARVSERWIPRQRAVWVNADSFSPAISKELNRLKPGEISNVIADDRQYRIIKLKGKRGGKPIEFFRVVDKLKKATGQKKFNEIISEYLTKLRKESGIKINKKALKQIEEKYRVTTP